One Chaetodon auriga isolate fChaAug3 chromosome 11, fChaAug3.hap1, whole genome shotgun sequence genomic window, CTGCTTCATCAGTACATGtggacttcctgtgtgtgtgtagaggtcAGTCACCTCCagtccttccctccctctcctacATTCTGCCTCTCCTTAGCGCCCCACACTGATGTTGCAGGTCTTGCAGCTGGGGTCCTTCTTGGCGTTTACTGTGGACAGACTCATCAGCTGGTGCCCGCTGATCTCGGCCACCGTGCCCAACGCCAGGTCTAAAGGCTCCGTGTAGATCACCTCCAGGATGACATCCTGGGCGTGGTGAAACACCAAACTGCCGtcgccctcttcctcctgcttgCAGGTGAGGAAGCGGTTGTTGGTGATGTCAAGCGCAGGAAGCCTCTGCTTGCAGAAGTCGTCACCCCTGGAGCCCTTTGGTGCCAGGACCAGGATAACATAGTGGTAGGctgtgtacatacagtagaAGTCTCCAAAGTACAGGTTGGTGTCGGGGTTGAAGAGCACGTCAGCCCGAACCTCAAAGCGGTGGCGGCCGTAAGGGGAGTCCTGCGGAGGCTTGCCCGTGTTGAACTCTGTGttgcagctgaagaaaatgcCCTCCAGCTTGCCACTGATGGGTGAGCCATGGCTGCCGCTGTTGTCTTTCACTGACGGCAGCATCCGGTTCTCCTGCACCTCCCTGGAGTTTTGgaaaagagaacaaacagcCAGCATGTTATCACTTTCCCTTTAGGCCCAGTGAGTAACAAATCTGCACATTGCTTTGATCAAAACAAGTTTTCTTTTTGCTCCCCCTTCAGCCAATCAAAGTTTGGATTTTGGAAATGCCAGAAGGCGGCGTCCAGTATCACCAGCAGCGTtccagacagtttgacacatggGACAAAGCTGATTAAATGTCTAAGATGCAGCCTGAGGCTCAAGACAATAGAGTGAACTCTCAGAATGGAAAACATATCTAGTGTCTGTAATGCCATTAGTGAGAgaaaacaatatttatttatcgTCGTGACAAActgtgagaaaacaaaagcagctctcAGAAAGCAAATTAACACGGAACATTCAAAGTGAGTGCTGCATATCTTCCCCACAGAGTAAATCTGAGCTCCCAAGCTCCAATTACAGACTGTAATTATACTGCCATCACTCCAGAGGTTGTCATTATATCCGTAATTGATGCTTTGTTGTGTGGCATTATGGAATTATTCACCGCAGCCCAGGTCACGGGAGCAGGGAACTAATGCTAATGTCAGTACTGTCACTCGCCACCTGATGGCGCAGTTTAACAGAAGCACTCTCAGTACACTCCACCAGCTGCAACTCAGCAGAAGGGAGAAGTCTATCCGGATGACGTCATGCTGCACAGCTCCAACAAAGAGTGCTCACAAGCTGTGGCTTTAGGACAGAAACTGTGTGCTTTGTTAGGCACTGAGCATTTCCTCCGAGGGAGAGAAGATACGAGGAGAAAAGACAACGACGTTACGGGAGGAGGATTGGACGGGAAgttggggagaaaaaaaaagcactcacATCAAACCGGAGAAAACTGCACAAAGCTTCAGCAAACAACTATAGGAGGTGCCTCCAGAGATATTCTTTCTCTCCTTCGCCTGTCACACTCTCATCTAACATCAAAACAGACTTGCGCAGCTTTTTCCCCGCCGCCACATCCCCTAACAACTGTCTGCTATTGTCTGGCGCAGCTACACCAGGATCTGGTCCTTCGCAAAGAAATGACAAGACAGAAGAATAAATGGCCATTTTCTGTTGCActcatatgtatgtgtgcagaggACATCACGGCAAAAAACAGACTATGACTTTAATCAGTAGAGCCGGCTGCTACAGTGTTTCTGATGCACTGGATTTATGGAGCTAATTAGCATGCTTTGTGCAGCTGCACCCTTCAGCTGGATCTCCATTTTTGCAGGTTTCTATAGAGGGGGAATACATTAGCCCGAAATGACGTGATCATCATACTGTTTGCAGGTGGCAAGGCGCTGCTGTGGCACACAAACATATAGTGCTAAGTCTTTGGAGAGATGTCTTTTAATGTAAATTTACTCATTATCAAAAATACACTATTATCATCACAGCATTGATATAACAGCAGCTTATTAACACTATGTGCAGTGCAACTTTAGCTTAAGGGTTGTGTTAGATTCAGAGATTCAGTAATGCAGACTCTCCCTTCATTGAGTATTTTTGAATtacaaatgaaagagaaagaacagcaACAGGCAAGGACAACAAGCTAAgtctttaacaacaaaaatgagaatcagatctttctttttaattgatAAATTAAGGAAAAAGTTACCCTCCAGCCAAAAAGCCACAGTATGTTTATTGGCTCCAGTCACATGTAATAGAAAATAACAATTCTGAAAGCGCTGAGTTAGACTCAGTCTAGACTGATAATGGATCTTCAAAACTGGATGAAACTACTGTGGTAAAAGTGGCGAAGCTTCAAATGTGACCAAAATTCTACATTAGCAAagcagtgacattttaaaaatcaaagaaatcagagagaaagagtagagcaaagcaacacagacacatatttaaAGATGAATACGCACAACAGCCATTTTCACACTGTAATCATATAAAAGTGGTCACATTAAGTCGAAACTAAAGAAAAGatcaaaatgaaactgatgGACTGATCGACGACATGCACTTCTCAGTAATAACTGGGGTGTGTTACCAACCTGGCGTGGTCAAAGTACTCTTTATTCTGGTTCCTGTAGAAGACAGAGAAACGCAGCATCCGGCCGGCGATGACCTCTGCCTTTTCCAACAGCTGGTTTAGATGAACTGTGGAATAATCTAGAAAACAGACACGACACATAACAATGTGGAAATGAATGCTGGAAACCAACGTACAAATGTCATTAAAATCCAGTTCTTCAATCATAAAGAATAAGAGTGACCGTGCGCACTGCATAGGATGGAATATGTGCTGCATATGTGTGCTCTCATCCTTAACTTCTTCATCTTCATAGCTTGTAATGACTCAGCATTTAGGCCAGACACACTTTCAGTACGTCCTGTAATGCAGTCTGCTTTCACTCACCACCATGTGAGCAGCTCTGCCAAATGGGTGCGGACCCAAAGCAAATAATAAGATGATCATCATGATCAAGGCTCTTTACTCTATTCTAGTTTTCCGACAAGCGCTCACACTCGCAGACGTGGATGATTTGCAGAAAACTCTCTGCTCTTTCATGCAAAGATAAAGCACcttgaacaaaaatgaaagaagacatTGAGGCTATTTTGATAGATTATTAATGTCAAGCAAATTTCAAGCACAGGCTGCCCGTAAGGTGTGAAAAATGCATCCAGCAATGCAGCTGTCAAAACATATgatctgttatttttttaactaaatCATGTAATTTATAAGACAGGGCTTGGACTGTtgacagagagacataatggaATCAATGTCAGTTAAACAATTCATCTGAGAGATGAGGATTTTGCAGGAGTGGAAGCTCTTGGCAGCGGCATCTTTTGCCCGCTTGGGATGTTGAAGATCAATGATATCATTAAGCTTTCTCCTACATCAGTCTCTCTTACTACACCTtcgtcacacacactctcctcctgcCCGTTCTCCCTCTCCCCATCTCAGCGGCTCCTCTTTGTCCATCTCATAGCTGCCCCACCCTTTTTAGACCAGCTAGCGGGATGAGAGGATACCACGAGGCTCACGTTGgtgattttgagtgaaatgtctgaCTGACTATTGGGAAGATTGGCCTGAAATTATGCACATTGATTCATGTTACCCTCAGGATGAActttaatacatttattgaGCCCTCATCTAGTGCCATCACCTGGTCAATATTTATATTTGTCCAATACTTCGACTAAATATATCATAAATATAAAGAACTAGAGACATTCCCATTagcttcagctgcactttgtgcttagtgctaatcagcaaatgctagcatgctaacatgataaactaagatgatgacgtagtaaacattatacctgctttacattagcatgttagcattggcGCTGTGAGCCAGTTGttatgctgacattagcatttagcctgcacagcctcacagagctgctagcacgaCTGCAGACGAGGATTTAACAGAAGTGGAGGGTGTTTGACGGATGACACAAACCATCACATTCAAACACCCGCCTTCATCAATTTCTCCCGGCCTTCATCGCACAGACTTGCCTTACACGCCCGTTCTCaactgctgctcctcatcccTCTCACAACTACCCCTCCTGATGAATTCTACCCTCCAGTCTCCACCCCATCATCTCCTCCGccatcctcccctcccccactcTAAGCCTCTAGCCAGCGATGTTGAACTTGTTGACCCCTGCATCAGAAGATATACAGCACAGCTCCCCTGCTTGCTTTAATCCTTATTTCTCCCTTCCTCCACCCATCTTTCCCTGCACTCAGTGTAAATTAGCTTCCCTTAAATGTTCTCCCTCATGTTGTGCTCCATCCTTTACTCCATTGTATTCCTCTCTCTTCACGGCCTACGCTATCGTTCAGTAGCTCAGTTGGTCAAGCAGAGGCAAAGATCAAAGGCAGCGCTGACGTCACGCACGCTGAAAATATACGTAGTCATGGTACTGCTAAGCTGTATATTACTCACCAGCGGTGCAAAACTCAATGATCTCGCTCCACTCAGAGATGGCGTAGTCCCCGTCGGTCTGTTTTGATGCGGTCTGGACGGCCACGGTGTACTCTGTGCGTGGGCTCAGGAACCAGTGGCCCCGAACCGTCATGGGCAGGGGCACTGCCTTGGCCACCAGCTTGGTAGGAACATCctggacagagggagggagtgcAGGAGGGATGGAAAAAGGAGGTGAATGAGTCAGAAAGAGACACTCCAGTTATGGCTTTCTTTGAGCCACATGCAGGGATTGCATGTAAccgcacacgtgcacacatttcATATGAGCCGCCAACTGCAGTTTATACTTGTGGCTGCCCTTTCGTTTATGTATGTACACTATTTGTACACTATTCACTCCCCCCCCTCGAGTCTCAGTGGGCCTTAGCAGCTCATTGATTGGAGCAGGAGCCCCTGCCTAGCAACAGAGTCAGCCCATTAATCCACCAGCACTGTTGCTGCACACCAAAATCTAAATACCAGTATGAGGTCGTGAGCTATAACAGAGTCgaaagaggagaaacactcAGCTACGCAGCACCCAGGAagtgctgcaggaggaaaggagggaggctGATGAAACAAGTCTGTAAGATAACTAAAGCAGATCACTGACTGATCcgctggaggagctggtggtGCAATTACTCTCAGGCAGAGAAGGCCGCGTGAGTGATGTTATTGTATTAGGAGCAATGGCTCGCCGTGGAGTCAAAACCACCATGAAATGGGTCTTTTTGCCTCAGGCACGAAAGGTTATCTTGAGGTAAAACATGGTGTTCCTCTGTTACGTGCTTCGGCTTCAAATCAGTTGTTTTAGCTTTCAAACATCAAGGATTATCAGAGCTGCAGGTGTTTATAGCATCACAAAATGTATCACTAATCTGAGATCGCAGGATGGTAACGGCCATGACCCTAACCCGAACCCAAACCCTGAGCCTGACCCCTAACTCGAACCCAAACCCTGAGCCTGACCCCTAACCCGAACCCAAACCCTGAGCCTGACCCCTAACCCGAACCCAAACCCTGAGCCTGACCCCTAACCTTTAGTCCACTGTATGTTCCACAGTATGAGGAAAGCGAAGCCTTTAAATACATTGTTCCTTCCTCTGGGATCAATGTGCAGAAGGACTTTGAAATTGTCTGATTACTTTTGATGGTagaatgtgtgtttattctgttttcatagttttggAAATTGTTAGCCTGatgatgtgtttgtatttatttcctAAGGCCTCTTGGCCTGGTACAAGctgaaaaatagattttaatcTCAAGGAGCCGTTTAGGTGGTTAAATACAGGAATGATTTTTTCTTCATCAAGACTGACACATTGCCTTGTTTGTGCTTTCAAGactcattttaatttttcaattTTCTCACACAAATGAATCTCATAAACACAAAACCTCTTATTCGTGTGCAGACGTTACTACACTTGgaataaatattaaacatgCGTGAAACTTGTCCATTTTCGCCTCATGGCTGGTGGGAAGAAGCTACTTTTTCTTTAGTTCAGTTCCATGTCTTGACATCCTTCATGCCTttaggtcagaggtcactgggtctgtgtgtgtgtgtgtgtgtgtgtgtgtgtgtgtgtgtgtgtgtgtgtgtgtgtacgtatgtgtgtgtgctcctccacacacactgactgttagattaaaacatcacagtgtttctgaaATAATTTAGCTTCTTCTTATAGCCATGAGCTGCACatttctgtcttatttatgAAATGCAGTAAACTCTGTTCAGTGAGTCTGCATCGAGAGGCCTCCAGGTGAGTCATCTCCCCGTAGTGTTACCTTTAAACGTACTAATCTGCGCTGATTCAGCCGTTACCTTGTGTTTGAACTTGTTTGAGTTTTTGTTCTCCTTCTTGTTCAGGTCAATGAAGTAGTGCGTGATGCGCTCCTTGCTGCGAGGCTCCATGTCCCAGCAGATCTTGAAGGAGTCGCAGGTGATGTTGCTGATCTTGATGTTCTGAGGAACAGGGAGCTCCTCCATCTCGGAGATGCTGCCGTCCTGGGATTTACTTCCTGGGTAGTTGAAAAGCGGTGAGTAATGTTGATGTAATAACAATAtatacaacaataacaataccAATATACCATAAAAATATACCAAAATTAAATCATATGGTTCGTGTTTACTGCAGGAGTTGTTAAATTCGATACAATATCAGCTCTGAATCTTTGCTCGTAATAAGTTAAGCACTATAAGACATTGATCAGTGATTGTAAATCAGATTTTTACTATCTGAGAAACCCTGTTAAATCAGTGCACTCCTTTAAATGTTGTCCAGCTTAAATTCAGACCTCAGAATTaccttgtttctcttctctttcataCTAAAAACCATCCATACTACTGCAGCTTCTCAGTAATTACTCCACAGACAGCACTAACAGTAGTAtatccaccacacacacacacaaagaaatgccTGTGTTGCCGACCATAtatgttgccatggaaacacatCAGCCcctcagtacacacacacacacacacacacacacacacacacacacacacacacaaaaaaaaacctatcTGCTTTCCAGAACATAGGAGGCATTAAATATTTCAAACGCTGCTGATTGAATCTTCCCTCTTCTCGGCAGAGATGGATCCATTTATGATcagaagtaagaaaaaaaaacaaaaaaactcagCTACCACACTTCAGGAAATACACATGACCCTGCAACAAtcactgaaatgctgcactgCAACATCGTTTTCCATCAAATAGGCTGGTGAATCTCACATTTCATGCATTAGTCAGGTCCCTGTTAGTAACACAATATGTAGCAGAGGCGTACGACCCAAAGTGCACACTGAGGCCAATGCAAATGCGTCTAAACACGGGTGAATGAGAGCTTTGTAGAATTAGGGTGAATATAGACTTTGCGTCACATTCGGAGTCGCCCACTTGGCATGACaacaatgtgttttctgtgcgcGCTCGGGGGTCCAAACACGAGAGTGAGTAAAACACAAGAATGCAGAATTTGGGAGTAATGCACAACACGACTGAACTCTATAGAGAGTAAACAATGGTGGAAGCAGCGGAGCATGGAACATCCATCTCCGCTCATCAGCTGGGAGAGGGCGACATGAAAGAGCAATCCCATAATTGGGTTGTGTGGACTCTCCTGTCTCGCCTCCAGACAACCCTCTGACAGTGGAGCATTTGTAGATTTAGGAAATAGCCAAACAGACGGTAATTCCTGCACTCACTGTGTATCTTCCcttaaaagctgaaaacagataaaagcagcCGAGCCAAACGATTTTATCCTCGCTTGGCCCCTTTTTTCAAAGCATGGCTCACCAGACCAGAACAGGCCAGACCCCCCACTTACTTTTGTCCTAATAGCTAGTTCCTAATCACAACTAGCTGATTAGCAAAAATAATCTTTAACCTAAAAAGAAAGACCCCCTGTTGTTACATGTTTGGACCACACCGCTGCTCATACTGAATGAAACTAAGTGTATCTTctgcactgaaaagaaaaaatgcacaCAGCGGTTCCACCCTCAGCCTGACCGCGCCATGCTTTGCTCTCTGCTTGTGAAAACATCTCGTCCTGCGGCTGGTCTACATTTAAAGCCCATCTCATTATACTTAAAGCCCACTAAGTTTGGCTCAGACTGGGAGGGTCATGACGGAGCAGACCTCTGTCAGAAAACGCTCCATCAGGTCAGCACGCAGCAGACAGTGAAGTCAGCACTGTAACGTCCCACCTGAGACTTACTGTTGCTGACCTTTaccaaaaacaagaagaagacaagGCCTGCTGACATTCTCTGACTGAAATATGCCCAAAGGGAGTGAAACACTGCCAAAGATTTCCTTCACAagttttcaaaatgtgaaaaactgaagtgtgaaaTGCTCAGTAATCCAGGCTTTAAAGAGCAGATGTGaacattatttcatattttatctgAGTTATTATCACTGTTATATGTCCTGTCAATCGTTTTTGCAGattcctaataataataaaacataagcTCCCAGGTTATTCTTTCTAGTCCAAACTCTCACTACCTCAGGTCGCCATCAGCATATGACGGTAAACACTAATGCCTTGCCTGTTGTGCCTTGAAGCAGAGTAACTTCCTTGTTCTCTCCTCCTTAAAGCGTCAATATcaacactgatgtttttcttaaaaactCTGAAAGGAGACTCCATGTGGGCCCGTGTCCTTACAGCTGCCTTTGACTCCACAACGCTGATTTAGCTCCTGCTTACTCTAATGCTTTCCTAATTAACCTGCAAATGAAGACACCACACAGACAAAGTAAGCTTTTCAAATGCAGTCGATATCGCCTACGTAACACTCTTGAGGCTACGAAGCCGAACTGAAAGTGATGTTATCAGGGAAAACCAGCTCTGAAGGCTGCAGTTTGCTGGGCAAAAACTCAAAAGGAAATGCtcatgagacagacagaaatgttttaagAAACACGCAGAACAGTCATGAACAAGCTTCAGACTTCAGTCAGTGCATGCTGGCAAATGAATGAACCAAATTAATGCACAGAAGTGACTCCAACTTTCTGGCTCTAAATGCCAATCTATGTGTGAATATAACGTTGACTCAGTAGCCCTGCCTGCAGGTAAAGACGCTGGCTTTGTTGAGAGGCAGGGCTAAGCTGTGCTCTGAATCCTCTGGGACTCCGAGAGCACaggaagaaagatggaggagtgaAAGCCAAGCAGGATGAAGGTCAGGCGATGAGGGAGAGTAAAACACTTTTACAATCTCACACGGGAGGCCTAAACCCTCAGTTCTGACTTATGTGCTTGTATTGTGCCTCGCACCTGGGTTGCTACTGTAGCTGATCATCATTTTGTTGAGTCATATGCTTAAAATTTACTGCACTGTATACGATACTCTGCAGGAGGCGGACAGTGGGGGATTTTTGCCTCATCATGATCAAGCAAAATGAGAGTTGTTTCTTTGAGCATTTTCTCAGGAGCGCAGATTACTCACACTGAGCACACATGTACGGTACAGGAGGTCAAAACGACACACACGGAGCACTGAACATGCTTGAGCAACGCATCAAACTGTAGCACACAGAAGATGGAAGGTGACTCCAGTGCATCTACTGAACCCTATTAAATGGACCTTATTGGGTATTGCTCTTTTACTCAGTGTGCAGTCAAATGTCACAGTGTGGGACTGCAATAGATGCAGAAGGATCAATAAAAATCCTGTTAACACGCATACGTGGAGCCATCTTAATGGCTCTCTGTGGCAGGATTTGTTCCAGTCACACCtggtttgataaatgacttgttaGCATGCTTTACCAGTGAGAGGAAAGTTATTTGATTTCCATTCAGGCCATCTACATAACAGAGATGTATTGTCTGAGTGGTGGTTGGTGATAAAAGCGTCCGCCATGTGAGACCATGAGGCTCCATTTGAAGGTGCACGCTTCTCAATTTCAAAACTTTCAGTCAAGGTTACCGCTGAAAAATCAATATCCCAAGTACTGTTGGCAGGTGTGttagtgtggaaaaaaaaaaagatctggcAGATGATAGGAGCACTGATTGTCTCTGACTGCACAAGTGGGCACTCAGTTCAGACAGACGAACCTCCTACTGTTTAAGTTGCTGTGTTCAGTCTAAAACTGAACAGTAGACATGAGCTGTGCACCAGACAGACGAGGCGTCTCTGCTCTCAGGCCTTTGAAAATCACGCCTTTTGTTCCTCTCAGTGCACAGAGCATAAACGACGCCCTGTTCATCCAGGCTCCACAGTCTCTGCTCCACCTTTTACACATCAGTGAGACCCTGAACAGCAAACAAAGACCAAGACACTAATAACACAACCCTAAGTGGGGGAGAGGACTAGTCGGTTCAGAATCGACCTGTCATTACAAATTCATTAAATACAGAGGACCTTCAGGGAGGACAGATCTGGTTTTCTGAACTTTAACAAAACTAGAATGAGTCATTGTTTCTTATTTGCATGATTTGAATTCCCAAACAACAGGCTGCTGTAAACTAGGGAGTTTATTTAGGGTGGAGCTGGTATGAAAGTAACATGGGGCCAAGAGTTGGCATCACAATAAGATCACAATAtgattttttacttttaatgacAAGCTGACgttattgtttcatttgttgcaGTCATGGCCATTTGACAGATTATTTAGTACTTTAACACATCCTGAAGTTTGCCATGCAGGAGTTTTTCCAGTATTGAAGCAAGTCAGGTTTAACTTTCGGGAGTCATTggctttgttcagactgcaggcaaATCACATTTGATTCTCAAATCAGATCTTTAAGACTGACAGACTGTCCGGACTGTATTTTGCAAGTGATCagattatttttatgtgtcCAGGCATCACTAGCCTATCTGCATGGGCTGCTGTGGTAATGACGTACGCGTCAGATGCGGCTTTCCAGTAAGGAAGCATGAGACACAGAGATCCATCATCTTGCCTTCCAAACAATCGTGCTGTCAAGTTGCAGTGCAGACAATTTATTTCAGCGTCTGTCCACGGGTTGTCGTTCTCTGTGTTGTCCTTCATCTCGCTCTGCTAGTAGCAGCATGGACCCGCGCAGAGGCACTTCCATCACTCTGGATTtgacattgttgttgttgttgttgttgttgttgttgtgttacATTGTGAATGACAAATAAGAAACTTCGAAAACCCAATTTGAGCGTCAACAGCGTCCAGACTGAAACGCATTTGTAGAAATATGATTGGAATCACATCTCAAACCACCTCCAAAATGTGGCTTGGCTCTGATTTAcatttgtttgggttttttttggttttttgccAGTGCAGACTTTCAAAAATCGATCTGGATACAATCTGGATCTGCCCAAAAAGGTCATTATCAGGACAATAGTGatgtctcttttttctctctacaGTAACGAGTGTTTCTTTTGCTCCGCTGTAGTTACACTGTGTACatagcttcttcttctcttctgtttgAAGAGAACCtcacaccaaactccattctaAATATGTGATGTTTAATAACTCTCTAGTGCATCCGTAAAGGTGAAGAGTGGATCTCCCAAAAACAAGAATAGCTTGGTATTTAACTACATAATCCATGGAGcagcagtttattttaatgaaacttAATTTTTAGATGTAAAGGTCAACTAACAATAACATACATACGTTTCTACATACATTTCTTACATTACTTAGCCAACATGTTTGGTCAGAATAAGCCACCTTGTATGTGTATCCATGGCACCGCTGTCTGATCTGCTAATTATCTGTTTATTCTTAACTAACCAGCCCTTATTT contains:
- the phyhiplb gene encoding phytanoyl-CoA hydroxylase-interacting protein-like; the encoded protein is MEVPGLAHNITSPLSPCEGMIKDLSLDAIQLCERDGSKSQDGSISEMEELPVPQNIKISNITCDSFKICWDMEPRSKERITHYFIDLNKKENKNSNKFKHKDVPTKLVAKAVPLPMTVRGHWFLSPRTEYTVAVQTASKQTDGDYAISEWSEIIEFCTADYSTVHLNQLLEKAEVIAGRMLRFSVFYRNQNKEYFDHAREVQENRMLPSVKDNSGSHGSPISGKLEGIFFSCNTEFNTGKPPQDSPYGRHRFEVRADVLFNPDTNLYFGDFYCMYTAYHYVILVLAPKGSRGDDFCKQRLPALDITNNRFLTCKQEEEGDGSLVFHHAQDVILEVIYTEPLDLALGTVAEISGHQLMSLSTVNAKKDPSCKTCNISVGR